The Pseudoalteromonas translucida KMM 520 genome has a window encoding:
- the bioD gene encoding dethiobiotin synthase → MKEFFITGTDTDAGKTHVTSLLLKLLAQHKKQAIGFKPLASGCEMAFDQLVNADALILMESATVSAKYDVINPFAFAPAIAPHIAAEQAGVTITADKLSSAYKNVKQQGADYILTEGAGGWALPISNTDYLYNWVKAEQLPVILVVGMKLGCLNHALLTAAHMQSMGINCIGWIANQVDPNMDEYQANLDSLKVRLPFPILAISPYSEQTPKLQIYKTLLENFALNT, encoded by the coding sequence ATGAAAGAATTTTTTATTACCGGCACCGACACCGACGCCGGAAAAACCCACGTTACCAGTTTATTACTAAAGCTACTTGCCCAACATAAAAAGCAAGCTATTGGTTTTAAACCGCTCGCGTCTGGCTGCGAAATGGCGTTTGATCAACTAGTAAATGCCGATGCACTAATATTAATGGAAAGCGCAACCGTAAGTGCCAAGTACGATGTAATTAACCCATTTGCCTTTGCACCAGCTATAGCCCCGCACATAGCCGCCGAGCAAGCAGGAGTTACTATTACTGCAGATAAGCTAAGCAGCGCGTATAAAAACGTAAAACAGCAAGGTGCCGATTACATACTTACCGAAGGTGCTGGTGGCTGGGCGCTGCCTATAAGCAACACAGATTATTTATACAATTGGGTTAAAGCAGAGCAACTGCCGGTAATATTAGTAGTAGGTATGAAGTTAGGCTGCTTAAACCATGCACTCCTTACGGCTGCACATATGCAAAGCATGGGTATAAACTGCATTGGCTGGATCGCTAATCAGGTTGATCCAAACATGGATGAGTACCAAGCTAATCTTGATTCACTTAAAGTACGTTTACCCTTTCCTATACTGGCAATAAGCCCATACAGTGAACAAACCCCTAAATTGCAAATATATAAAACACTGCTAGAAAATTTCGCACTAAACACATAA
- a CDS encoding DUF302 domain-containing protein, with amino-acid sequence MKLLSTTFVFALLFVFFPAKATNGLITLQSQQSAKATMNKFELLAKNKGLTIFARIDHAAGAKKVGQQLGYTEVIIFGNPQDGTPLMQCAQTMGIDLPLKALVWQDPDAKVWLSYNDPSYLTKRHGAGQCAVATKLANVLAELAAQALQP; translated from the coding sequence ATGAAACTATTAAGCACCACTTTTGTATTTGCGTTACTTTTTGTGTTTTTTCCGGCTAAAGCAACAAACGGCCTAATAACACTACAAAGCCAGCAAAGTGCCAAAGCCACTATGAATAAGTTTGAGCTACTGGCTAAAAATAAAGGACTAACAATTTTTGCACGTATTGATCACGCCGCAGGGGCTAAAAAAGTAGGGCAGCAGCTTGGCTACACCGAAGTTATTATATTTGGTAATCCACAAGACGGTACTCCTTTAATGCAGTGCGCGCAAACAATGGGGATTGATTTACCGCTTAAAGCACTTGTTTGGCAAGACCCCGATGCAAAAGTATGGTTAAGCTACAACGATCCTAGCTATTTAACTAAGCGCCATGGTGCAGGGCAATGCGCTGTTGCTACAAAGCTTGCCAATGTACTTGCAGAGCTTGCTGCACAGGCACTGCAGCCCTGA
- the htpX gene encoding protease HtpX, which yields MKRVFLFLLTNLAVMLVLGVVLSIVMSVLGLSNRSLGGMLMIATVFGFGGSFISLFMSKWMAKKSTGAHVITQPRNETEHWLVTTVAAQAQKAGIKMPEVAIYDSPEMNAFATGPSKNNSLVAVSTGLLHSMSQDQAEAVLAHEVSHIANGDMVTLTLIQGVVNTFVIFAAKVLAGIVDNFINSNNDEQEGGNSWTYFLFDMLFQVIFGILASVIVAYYSRQREFAADSGAAKLVGADKMRSALERLKQNHPSQLEGSMMAFGIASGKGMAELFSSHPPLDARIDALRK from the coding sequence ATGAAACGTGTTTTTTTATTTTTACTAACAAACCTCGCGGTTATGTTGGTATTAGGTGTAGTGCTTTCAATAGTGATGAGTGTATTAGGACTAAGCAATCGTAGCTTAGGCGGTATGCTAATGATTGCTACTGTGTTTGGTTTTGGTGGCTCGTTTATTTCGTTATTTATGTCGAAATGGATGGCTAAAAAATCAACCGGCGCACATGTTATTACCCAACCACGTAACGAAACCGAACATTGGCTAGTAACTACGGTTGCAGCACAAGCGCAAAAAGCCGGCATTAAAATGCCAGAAGTGGCCATTTACGACAGCCCAGAAATGAACGCATTTGCCACCGGCCCAAGTAAAAACAACTCACTAGTGGCAGTAAGCACAGGTTTATTACACAGCATGAGCCAAGATCAAGCCGAAGCCGTACTGGCCCACGAAGTATCACATATTGCTAATGGCGACATGGTAACGCTTACACTTATACAAGGCGTGGTAAACACCTTTGTTATATTTGCCGCTAAAGTGCTAGCAGGCATAGTAGATAACTTTATAAACAGTAACAACGATGAACAAGAGGGCGGCAACAGCTGGACCTACTTCCTGTTCGATATGTTGTTTCAAGTAATTTTTGGCATTTTAGCCAGCGTTATTGTGGCTTATTACAGCCGCCAACGTGAGTTTGCTGCCGACAGCGGCGCTGCCAAACTAGTAGGCGCCGACAAAATGCGTTCAGCCCTTGAGCGATTAAAGCAAAATCATCCTTCGCAACTAGAAGGCTCAATGATGGCGTTTGGTATTGCCAGTGGGAAAGGTATGGCTGAGTTGTTTTCGTCGCACCCACCGCTTGACGCTCGTATAGACGCACTGCGTAAATAA